ATTCTTCCTTGGAAGCCCTTGGACAGCCGTGTTCATGAGGCACTTCCTGTTCTCCATTATCGGCTACTGTTTTCCACTTAAAGGAACTTTGGTGGCTTTTATGTATAGTAGGACCTGCTCTAATATCACAGAGCAGAGAAGATGCACATGTTTTGTTGACTGTACccattttcaaatctttttttacCTCCTTTTTTAACTGGTCAACCGTATTGCTTTCTCCAAAGCAATTTTCTTGCCCATTGTTTGTTTCCACAGTGCTTAGAATTTCTTTGTCCTCACTAATTTTGTGAAACATTCTAAGTTCTTCAAGTACTAAATCAAATTTATTCTTCATCTCAAAATCTTTTACTATTGTCACAGTTTCTGTTGGTAAACACTTAGCAGTTAAATCCTGTAAACATTCATTGTTCCCTGTACTCATTTCAATTTCCAAATGATGATTAACACATTCTGTAGAGTCATTCTTTGGATAAAAATGCTTTGAATTAGCTAACTCCCTTTCTGGCAAAATACTGTCCAATTCATTTCTGTCAGCTACGTCATTTTGATTAGCATATACTTGATTTATCTGAATAGCATCTTCCATGTTTAGTTTCTCGTTTGTTAATGAAATCGATTGAATAGAAAACATGCTATCCACTGAGGAAAAATTATGTTTCACTTCCTTTTCTATCTTAAGATCTTTATGAACTTGGCAACTGTTTGTTAAGCTTCGTGTTGTGATTTTTACTTCCTCCTTCAAAATTaagtcctctttcttttcttccatttcactTAGGAGGTTCTTGAAAATTAACATCTGAGCTTTAGTCTTGGTATTGGTTTGCCCACCATGTGTTGCGTCTTGGCTTGCCAGTATGGCCTGTTGCTTAACACTGAAGAAATTTTCACATATGCTACTAATCTTATTATActcctgttttctttcattgtctaAATCTTGATTGTATGTATTTACTTCATAAAAcatttcattaatatatttttggttGTTCTGCATAAACTGAGGATAACACttagcatttgttttagcagtaaTGGGGCTAAAATGAGCCAAATTTTTCACATTTACTACTTGATCAGGACAATTATCATTCTTATAACTAAATTCTTTTGTCAAAAAAATTTCATCCGTGTCATCAAAGTCCATTAAAAGGGGAATTTTTTCATAAGTGTCAAAAATtggaaaatgtgtatttttagCAGTCATACTGAATGAATTTATGGTTTCTTTCTTACACTCTTCAAAAGCATGTTCCGttttaaatatctttcttttctttaacatagatttcatattttcttctaacaTACTTGAAAAAGTTGAAATCCTTGCTAGATAAGCAGTATCCACTATGATATTTTTTGGATAATTCAAGTAAACTAtccacttgaaaataatgtagtCTTCTAATTTAGAACCAGTTTCGATTCTTGTTAAAGGGTCAAAGTTATGGATCAAAAAAGCTAGGCTAGTTTTCAATATGATATTTAGAGTTTCTGAAACAATTGTTCGCCAATATGTGCTACACATATTCTTCCTATTGACAGTCATATTCCTGCTTATGAGATTTTGATCTCCAATTTGCTTTTTGCACATCAAACTTTCACACCAAGTTAAAATACTATTACAgtttttatttcctgaaatatcttggaggaaataaaacatttctgTAATGAAACTTTCAAAAATGTTACTTAAATGTAAGGTTTTTTGCATAGTATAATATCTTAACTGTAGTGCATTATCATTTTCTTCCTTACCATTTAGCCAGAcaatttttattaatgttttttgGGTACCCAGAGAGCCTATCATGAGGGGTTTTGATAGTTCTTCATATGTATTCATGGCTTTTGTATTGAGAAAACCTTCCTTGTTTAAAAGGTCTATTTCTAATAATTGCAGGAAATTCAATTTTTCTCCAGTTTTTTTCAGATTCTCACATTTAGTCTTGTCATTATTCATAATCCAGCAACTGGCACTGTTTCTTTTCGAAAGATGTCTAATGTTACAATCCGAGTTTTGAGATTTTTCCAAACTCATTGGTATATAACTGTCTAGACATGTTTCTGCTTCTCCCCCATTTGCGTCTTCTGGTATTATAGTGAAATTTCTTTCAGAGGCTCTTACATCACACCTCATCCTAGTGTGGTTATAGTAGTTGGAGCAGATGAAGTCTTTTTTCCTCTTCCGAGTATTTTGGTTGCTCGGTGACAGATCACTACTTTCATAACATTCAGAAAGTATACTTTCTACCTCCACAATTTTTTTATCATTCTGCAACTTTTGCTTCTTAACATGGGGTCTATTTTGGGAATAGTAAATGTTTGTGAAATCCCTAACATATGCCTCActtttgtcattctttttctttgctattcCCTTTAAATAGTCAGAGGACATTTTGCTATTTAAGTCAGGGATACATATTGTGATGTTATCTCTAAAGTAGCTGGATTTGCCAATTTCCAAGCTGGGCTGATTTTCAGATTTTGATAGTTTTAGTGTAAGTTCTGCAATGGTACTCTCTTTTTTATTCGATGGTGTAACACTGTCAGCTTGATGCCTGTTCTTCATTTCATGAGACGTGGGTTTAGTTTCCTTGTAAAAGATAATATCTAAAAGTGGATTTTCTGCCTGTGTTATACAACCATTGTCTTTCCGACTGCTCTCGCTCCCTTGGACCGAGCATTGTTTTCCGCGCTCGTTGTGCCCTCCACTCAGCGCCCGCTCGGAAGCCCCCTGGGCagcccccgcgccgccgccgcagccTCGCGAGGGGCGCGAGGCGCTCTCCGGGCACCGCGGGCTACGTGCCGGCCTCCCGCTGACTGACTTCTCCACACAGGAGCCTGCGGCTTGGTCACCCAGCCAGGCCGGCTGCACGAGCAGCGCCCGGAACGTTCTGGGCGGCAGCTCCCAGCCTTTCTCCTCCTCAGACAGCCGCGGCACCACGGGCAGCCGCCAGCCCGCCGCGCAGACCCCGCCGGGCTCCTCCCCGCGGAGCCGCTTGCTCGCGGGCGGCGGGGAGCCGGGGGCCGCGGCCGGCGCCGGGGCGGAGGCGGGTCGCCCCAGCGCGGCAGCGCGCGGCCCGAGGGGCGGGAGCGCCATGACCGCCCCTGAGGGTCTCTCCAGGACCCCGCCGGCAGCAGCCTCCTGGCGGGCTCCGCCTCGCCCTGGCCacgccccggccacgccccccGGGCCTGGAGTTGGCCTCAGCCTCGGGGCGCGCCccgccccttccccgcccctgccccgcccctctaggccccgccccccaggccccgccccgctctCGGTCCCAAAGCCGCCAGCGCCGGGTCAGTTTGGCAATTTTCCGCGTCTCTGGGAGATGCCTCACGTCATGGAGATATTTTCTTCCCTCACTctggtagaaaataaaaataaggggaaaagtcagaatctctcttttttaaaaataacttcgtgAATGGAAAtcgcttcatttttaaaagtctgttttcCTCAGAAAGGGGTCTCCACAGTCGCCGGCGTCGCGTCGGGGGCAGGCGCGTCGTTCTGCACGCAGCAGACCAAACCTTTCTGTATCCCGAAAACTTCTGAAACTCAGTGAATCATCCCGGTGGCACTTAAAATCAGGTTTCTGCTTCACAAACGAAAGTGCATTTGGGGGAAAGAGGCGCTGGTACTTCACAGGCTGAATGTTTCAGGAAACGGTGCAAGTGTGTGAAAATTATTATCCGGATGGTTATTAATCTTCACTGAAGTCCATAAGAAACAGCTTTCATATGTGCTGTAGGGTTTTCTTCCCCAGTATGTAGATAAAATTACTTGACTTAGATATAAAAGTTTTATGTTCCCATTTATTGGaaacataaataataatataGCCTGACTCGTTCTaataattgtttttaaacatttttcctcttttcatcTGCTTTGAGGCTCATTTCTTTGTGATTTCCAGGCAGTTCTGATTTTTGTGAATTCAAGAATCATAAAGAAGACTCCTTCAATATGTTTATTATAATCTGCATGTTTATTAACAGACATGTAATTACTGCTTGGTGATCAAAAACCTCAATCCccttttgggttgttttttggtGTGTGCTTTGggggggtttgttttgttttgtttttatctatctatctatatgtatatatatattttttaagatactcagattacacaaaaaaatacacGGGAGTCCCATACAATACAAGGgagccccactccctacacctcccgcCCTTCCCCACGTTAACagcttccttcattagtgtggtacagtcatcgtaattgatgaacacatttggagcattgccactcagcatggattgtagtttacattgttgtttacactctctccctttcAATCTGTAGGtgatggcaagatatataatggcctgtttgtgccattgcaatatcattcaggacaattgcaagttccaaaaatgcccccattttacactCTTTGtcttctccctaccttcagcaccTCTGTGGCCACTGTGTCcctatcaatgatataatttcttccattgctagaatcccagtaaatctatagtagaataccagtaagtccactctagtcatattttattccccaatcctgaggattctgggatggtgacgcCCCCTTGGTGGTTGTTTTAAAATTGGTTTATTTTATGTTCCTGGCAATAAAATTGTATAAGAAATACAATAATATGGAACAGGAATCCTGATTACTAGTCCCAGAGGAGTATATAGGGCAATATATGACTAGCATATTACTTCAGGTAATAAGACAGTCATCAGCCTCCTATCTTGTAAATACACCTACATATATTGTGCTTTCAATTCTGGGCATTTCCTATTACTTAGCTTGTAAATTCCTTCAGGAAAAAGTTTGCTTAAATTTACAGAAAGTCTGGCAGGATATGTACTTCATAAGCACTATAAACAAGAATGTGGACCATGCCatgtgctggcccacacaggagtgctggcctgcgcggagagctggctcagcaagatgacacaacagaaagagacatagcAGTCctgggagctgagatggtgcaagtgTTTGAgcccctctcccactccggaagggcCCAGGATGGGATCCCagggctgcctaaagagaagacaagcagacacagaaagcagacaacagtgCAAAACCAATGGATTGGTGGGtggttggggagggggggagaaataaataaataaataaatcttaaaaaaaaaaaaggaatgtgacAGTGGTTTCCATTGTACATCAGTGAGATTTCAAAATGCTACTTCTATATAGCTTATGTTCCAATGTTCATTCTCCCAGATTGTGCACAAATCTACATTCCATTCTAATGCAATCTGTTCTATGCTTGTGATCAGCTCATAAGAAGTGACTCATAAGAACTAAGTGCACTAGCACGATATTGGAAGTAAGTTTTCCATATATGAAATAAATGCAATAGCTTTGTGATTTCTAGATTAGTCTTTAACTTgatgtttgattttttccccttcattttgctAATTTGCCCAAGAACACACTGGATCTCCCAAATTGTTTTTTAGATTTCATcacaccatttttttaaaattagaggtattataagtttacagaaaaatcatagagAAAATAGAGTTCCCCATTCCATATATCTCCTTAtgataacaccttgcattagtgtgggacatttttataaatgatgaaagaatattcttataattgtactattaattatagtccaggGTTTACATTAGGGCCTTATTATTggttaagaaaacaaacaaacaactattCATGGTTTAAAGACTAGAATTCAAATAAACCCCTGTAGTACTAAATTTAATTCATCAAAAGTTTGAGAACTATGTCCAACATGTTGCTAGGCATACAGAAATGTATAATGTTGTTTTCATTACCCTGAAGAAACTTACAATAATGAGGACAGAAAAAATGAGTCTTTTTTCACATTTACTTATTCAGATATTACACTAATGACCACAACCATTTCAATCAATGCCTATTGAAATTACAAGTTTTACGtaggggtttgtgtgtgtgtgtgtgttttgctttatGTTAAATGCTATGTTGAAAATGTACCACTTAAAAGTGAGAAAGGTAGAAAGTTGTAGCTTTGACTCATTATactcaaaatataaataagatgTTCAAATTTCAAATGCCATATTCTTCTATATTACTTTACCTGCCCTTTCTATAAAAGCACTTACTTCCCTTGTTAACAGTAAACTCATCTTTAATAGCAGCACCTCTCTGATTACTTTTAGCATGTTCAGacctgaatgaatgaaagaataaattagtTCATGAGATAAACTCTGCACAAGCTCCTACTAGAGTTTTGAGAAATTCACTCAATACTTGAAGAAACCTAAAGGCCAATGTCCCTAGTATGGTACACCAGATCTTTACAACTAGCTtcatatctctctctctctttttttttttttcctttctttctttctttcatttttcttcatagtACCTACACCAGACAGTTTGCTATTTTCTTGCCAACCCATACATATGCTGAATGCCCTTCTCTTTCTCTACCTGGCAAAATCCTATTCAGTCTGGAAAGCCTTACCCTAAATTACCTCCACTATGAACTCTTCTCTACTTCTTTCCTCTCCTATCCATTCCCCATGTGcgatgtctttatttttaactgtattacagcatttagtcttattgtAGTTAGTTGTTTTCATGTCTGCTCCTTTAGATTCTGTGTTAACCAAAGGCAAggatttattcatttttgcatcCCCATTGCCTCATATTAAGTATCTCAGTTaatgagaataaatgaaattgtattACTGCTACTAACCCTTCATCAATTCAAATGAATTTAATGTTATCTTGAGAGTGTTTAAAGTTTCggattttggttttgattttatattttaaagtaatgtcTGGCTTGAAAATATACCACCATTAAGTTCAAAGTTTGACTTTAAGTATTGCTTGTTTTAGCATAATTTAAGTTTCATGATGTCCATTTAACTAACTCAac
The sequence above is drawn from the Dasypus novemcinctus isolate mDasNov1 chromosome 25, mDasNov1.1.hap2, whole genome shotgun sequence genome and encodes:
- the RAD51AP2 gene encoding RAD51-associated protein 2; protein product: MALPPLGPRAAALGRPASAPAPAAAPGSPPPASKRLRGEEPGGVCAAGWRLPVVPRLSEEEKGWELPPRTFRALLVQPAWLGDQAAGSCVEKSVSGRPARSPRCPESASRPSRGCGGGAGAAQGASERALSGGHNERGKQCSVQGSESSRKDNGCITQAENPLLDIIFYKETKPTSHEMKNRHQADSVTPSNKKESTIAELTLKLSKSENQPSLEIGKSSYFRDNITICIPDLNSKMSSDYLKGIAKKKNDKSEAYVRDFTNIYYSQNRPHVKKQKLQNDKKIVEVESILSECYESSDLSPSNQNTRKRKKDFICSNYYNHTRMRCDVRASERNFTIIPEDANGGEAETCLDSYIPMSLEKSQNSDCNIRHLSKRNSASCWIMNNDKTKCENLKKTGEKLNFLQLLEIDLLNKEGFLNTKAMNTYEELSKPLMIGSLGTQKTLIKIVWLNGKEENDNALQLRYYTMQKTLHLSNIFESFITEMFYFLQDISGNKNCNSILTWCESLMCKKQIGDQNLISRNMTVNRKNMCSTYWRTIVSETLNIILKTSLAFLIHNFDPLTRIETGSKLEDYIIFKWIVYLNYPKNIIVDTAYLARISTFSSMLEENMKSMLKKRKIFKTEHAFEECKKETINSFSMTAKNTHFPIFDTYEKIPLLMDFDDTDEIFLTKEFSYKNDNCPDQVVNVKNLAHFSPITAKTNAKCYPQFMQNNQKYINEMFYEVNTYNQDLDNERKQEYNKISSICENFFSVKQQAILASQDATHGGQTNTKTKAQMLIFKNLLSEMEEKKEDLILKEEVKITTRSLTNSCQVHKDLKIEKEVKHNFSSVDSMFSIQSISLTNEKLNMEDAIQINQVYANQNDVADRNELDSILPERELANSKHFYPKNDSTECVNHHLEIEMSTGNNECLQDLTAKCLPTETVTIVKDFEMKNKFDLVLEELRMFHKISEDKEILSTVETNNGQENCFGESNTVDQLKKEVKKDLKMGTVNKTCASSLLCDIRAGPTIHKSHQSSFKWKTVADNGEQEVPHEHGCPRASKEELPYSTSEEDCEKSIPQRSALFSDEFKEEKLNFLLKGGSNFSHGISRIHPLKTCSRPIRIGLSRKAKLKHLHPYLK